Proteins from one Aerosakkonema funiforme FACHB-1375 genomic window:
- a CDS encoding alpha/beta hydrolase — MTDYSIITKTIIEEAKIREDALPLKNEECRSRFFFHPHPTEKVFLFFHGFTAAPYQFEPLGKAFFQLGYNVLVPLQPGHGIAGNWNINNPPPLPDDAEVYQIFALEWLQVTKQLGKEVIIGGESSGATLAAWLALERPQEISKTLLFAAYLGSHLRIINWFVAILPFYYEWLNKDNPGSHGYDGFLVPALALFLHLGQEILDRVENTPASPMLIISSEDDKAVNLHEHQDLFKAVVKYQPKSWYYCFDKDLNIPHTMMTEAEGNNYLDLLITISKAYVESELTWGELDKIAQFMLKGESFETAVEKLNVDRQVSPYLRLMMEAIDKQALIDLQC, encoded by the coding sequence ATGACTGATTACTCAATTATAACAAAAACGATTATCGAAGAAGCTAAAATTCGCGAAGATGCTCTACCTTTGAAAAATGAAGAGTGTCGATCGCGATTCTTTTTCCACCCGCATCCCACAGAAAAAGTTTTCTTATTTTTCCACGGTTTTACTGCTGCACCTTATCAGTTTGAACCGTTGGGAAAAGCTTTTTTTCAATTGGGTTATAATGTATTAGTTCCTTTGCAACCAGGTCACGGAATCGCGGGAAATTGGAACATTAATAATCCACCTCCTTTACCAGACGATGCGGAAGTTTATCAAATATTTGCGCTCGAATGGTTGCAGGTAACCAAACAATTAGGAAAAGAAGTAATAATTGGCGGCGAATCTAGTGGCGCTACTTTAGCGGCTTGGTTAGCACTCGAACGTCCCCAAGAGATTAGCAAAACTTTACTTTTTGCTGCTTATCTTGGTAGCCACTTGAGAATTATAAATTGGTTTGTGGCCATTCTACCTTTTTATTATGAATGGTTGAATAAAGATAATCCCGGAAGTCATGGTTATGATGGCTTTCTCGTTCCTGCTTTGGCGTTATTTTTACATCTGGGACAAGAAATACTCGATCGCGTGGAAAATACTCCTGCTAGTCCGATGTTAATTATTTCCAGCGAAGACGATAAAGCCGTTAACCTTCACGAACATCAGGATTTATTTAAAGCAGTAGTAAAATATCAGCCGAAATCCTGGTATTACTGCTTTGATAAAGACTTAAATATTCCCCATACAATGATGACCGAAGCGGAAGGAAACAACTACCTAGATTTGCTGATTACCATTTCTAAAGCCTACGTAGAAAGTGAATTAACCTGGGGTGAATTGGATAAAATAGCTCAATTCATGCTCAAAGGTGAAAGTTTTGAGACTGCGGTAGAAAAATTAAATGTCGATCGCCAAGTTTCCCCATATTTGCGCCTGATGATGGAAGCGATCGACAAACAAGCGCTCATCGATTTGCAGTGCTAA
- a CDS encoding putative quinol monooxygenase produces MANQTIRVVARLVALPEKVDELKSVLLGIIEPTRKEAGCIKYELLQNNADPADFTFVEEWESDALLDTHLGSEHIQKAIEKLDGLVAVTPDIRRYSLLA; encoded by the coding sequence ATGGCTAACCAAACTATTCGCGTTGTCGCTCGTCTCGTTGCTTTACCGGAAAAAGTCGATGAGCTTAAATCTGTTTTGCTAGGAATAATAGAACCAACCCGAAAGGAAGCGGGTTGTATTAAATATGAATTACTCCAAAACAATGCCGATCCCGCAGATTTTACATTTGTAGAAGAGTGGGAATCCGATGCTTTACTAGATACACATCTAGGTTCCGAACATATCCAAAAAGCGATCGAAAAATTGGATGGATTAGTTGCGGTTACACCGGATATTCGCCGATATAGCCTTTTGGCATAA
- the mtnB gene encoding methylthioribulose 1-phosphate dehydratase — protein MRIDRQVLSTNNSLKLDPRSDLIAAATQFYKQGWMVGTAGNLSARLPDGSFWITASGKSKGELQISDFIRVGNDGKILERSHSDLKPSAETEIHQVIYQLFLEAEACYHVHSIEANLVSRFVEGDNLPLPPLEMLKGLGIKAENPSCFIPIFANHLDVGKIATEICDRFYIYPPQIPALLLRDHGVTVWANSTETARNYIELVEYIFRYMVVACQVNIQY, from the coding sequence ATGAGGATCGATCGCCAAGTGCTATCTACTAATAATAGTCTAAAATTAGATCCGCGTTCCGATCTAATTGCGGCTGCAACTCAATTCTACAAACAAGGTTGGATGGTAGGGACGGCGGGGAATCTTTCGGCGCGTTTACCTGATGGCAGTTTTTGGATTACTGCGAGTGGAAAATCGAAAGGCGAATTGCAAATCAGCGATTTTATTCGGGTGGGAAATGATGGTAAAATATTGGAGCGATCGCACTCCGATTTAAAACCCTCTGCGGAAACGGAAATTCATCAAGTTATCTATCAGTTATTCCTAGAAGCAGAAGCTTGTTACCACGTTCACTCCATTGAAGCAAATTTAGTATCTAGATTTGTAGAAGGTGATAATTTACCTTTGCCACCTTTGGAAATGTTAAAAGGATTGGGAATCAAAGCTGAAAATCCCAGTTGCTTTATACCGATTTTTGCCAATCATTTAGATGTCGGAAAAATTGCGACGGAAATTTGCGATCGCTTTTACATCTACCCTCCTCAAATACCAGCATTACTGCTCAGAGATCACGGCGTCACCGTTTGGGCAAATTCTACGGAAACTGCTCGTAACTATATAGAGCTAGTAGAATATATTTTCCGTTATATGGTGGTAGCTTGTCAAGTTAATATTCAATATTAG
- a CDS encoding HAD-IB family phosphatase, whose protein sequence is MKTIVFCDFDGTITVKETFEAILKQFAPEVSAQLMPEMYARRLTLREGVRQILESIPSARYGDIIEFTRGQPIRDGLIELLDFLEFQGIPLVVVSGGLRGMVEVVLGDLVNRVYNIHAVDLDTSGEYLKVISKYEGETELIAKVQVIEEYGVENAIAIGDSLTDLNMALHAPVVFARDRLAKYLDEHQKSYIPWHDFFDVQNYLAKLWKFNSKSNIE, encoded by the coding sequence TTGAAAACAATTGTTTTTTGTGATTTTGATGGTACTATCACGGTTAAAGAAACTTTTGAGGCAATTTTAAAGCAGTTTGCACCGGAGGTTTCGGCGCAATTGATGCCAGAAATGTATGCCAGAAGGTTAACTTTGCGGGAAGGGGTGCGGCAAATTCTGGAATCAATTCCGTCGGCGCGTTATGGGGATATCATCGAATTTACTAGGGGTCAACCAATTCGCGATGGATTGATAGAATTACTCGATTTTCTGGAGTTCCAAGGCATACCTTTGGTGGTGGTTTCGGGTGGGTTGCGCGGAATGGTAGAAGTTGTGCTTGGGGATTTAGTAAATCGGGTGTATAATATCCATGCTGTCGATTTAGATACCAGTGGTGAATATCTAAAGGTGATATCTAAATATGAGGGCGAAACGGAATTAATTGCTAAGGTGCAGGTGATTGAAGAATATGGGGTGGAAAATGCGATCGCAATTGGTGACTCCCTCACCGATCTTAACATGGCACTGCACGCACCTGTTGTTTTTGCACGCGATCGCCTAGCCAAATATCTCGACGAACATCAAAAATCTTATATCCCTTGGCATGATTTTTTTGATGTCCAGAATTACTTAGCAAAATTGTGGAAATTCAACTCAAAATCTAACATCGAATGA
- a CDS encoding 1,2-dihydroxy-3-keto-5-methylthiopentene dioxygenase, with the protein MAILQLENGTTYTQLNDIAPILAPLNIQIDRWEVGDNPNLHHLLSQDSLSDEEKERVLTALDGYFAQLKQNYGYQSRDLLVIHPAIPNLNTMMGKFATIHTHADDEVRYVIDGEGVFGFVLPDGSQVELTVQKEEYINVPAGTEHWFHLTSSRRIKAVRYFISTEGWVPQYTGRELRFGQEVGVG; encoded by the coding sequence ATGGCAATACTGCAACTAGAAAACGGCACTACTTACACGCAATTAAACGATATTGCGCCAATTCTCGCACCTTTAAACATCCAGATCGATCGCTGGGAAGTGGGAGATAACCCTAATTTGCATCATCTCCTATCCCAAGATAGCCTCAGCGATGAGGAAAAAGAACGGGTACTCACTGCTTTGGATGGCTATTTTGCACAACTCAAACAAAATTACGGCTATCAATCTCGCGATTTGCTGGTAATCCATCCAGCTATCCCAAATCTAAATACTATGATGGGAAAATTTGCGACTATCCACACTCACGCAGATGATGAAGTGCGCTATGTAATTGATGGTGAAGGAGTTTTTGGTTTTGTGTTACCGGATGGAAGTCAAGTAGAATTAACGGTGCAAAAGGAAGAGTATATTAATGTACCAGCAGGAACGGAACATTGGTTTCATTTAACTTCATCGCGGCGGATTAAAGCGGTACGTTATTTTATTTCTACTGAAGGTTGGGTTCCTCAATATACTGGTAGAGAATTGCGTTTTGGGCAGGAGGTTGGTGTTGGATGA